One Paenibacillus riograndensis SBR5 DNA segment encodes these proteins:
- a CDS encoding helix-turn-helix domain-containing protein, which yields MTSLTSPNHKYHIEEGRYSIQHMKRKGITAMPRPHSHDLTELYYLKQGERVYFVDDRVITVHKGELILISSRELHSTASSEIAEFERILINYDPALLPPSLQNEAIWFQGRGYRLFKLNLREQDEAESLMSRMLEECRLQRSYYETSIITLFTELMILLQRSENISQAGGTKHPLHHLVTDVATYIRDHHREALTLEATASNFYISPSYLSRVFHRLTGFHFREYIVHVRVREAERLLAGSTGKIQEIASAVGFEHLSHFNKTFKKSTGLTPLQYRKEARSHPSRKVKTDFHHP from the coding sequence ATGACCAGCCTGACCAGTCCCAATCACAAATATCATATTGAAGAAGGCCGCTACAGCATCCAGCATATGAAACGTAAAGGCATTACCGCAATGCCGCGTCCCCACAGCCATGACTTAACCGAGCTGTACTATCTGAAGCAGGGGGAGCGCGTATACTTTGTGGACGACCGGGTCATTACGGTTCATAAAGGGGAGCTTATTCTTATTTCCAGCCGGGAGCTTCATTCCACAGCAAGCTCTGAAATCGCGGAATTCGAACGGATTCTGATCAATTATGACCCCGCTCTTCTGCCGCCTTCCCTGCAGAATGAAGCCATCTGGTTTCAAGGCCGCGGGTACCGCCTGTTCAAGCTGAACCTGCGCGAGCAGGACGAAGCGGAAAGCCTGATGAGCCGGATGCTGGAAGAATGCCGGCTGCAGCGGTCCTATTACGAAACCAGCATAATCACTTTATTCACCGAGCTGATGATTCTTCTCCAGCGTTCAGAGAACATCTCCCAGGCCGGCGGGACCAAACATCCGCTTCATCATCTGGTAACGGATGTCGCCACCTATATCCGCGATCACCACCGTGAAGCCCTGACTCTGGAAGCGACAGCGAGTAATTTTTACATTAGTCCTTCATACCTGAGCCGGGTATTTCACCGGCTGACGGGTTTTCACTTTCGGGAATACATCGTTCATGTCCGCGTAAGGGAAGCCGAACGCCTGCTTGCCGGGTCCACAGGCAAAATTCAGGAGATCGCCTCTGCTGTCGGATTTGAACATCTCTCCCATTTTAATAAAACCTTCAAAAAGTCAACCGGTCTGACCCCGCTCCAATACCGGAAAGAAGCAAGGTCACACCCTTCGCGGAAGGTCAAGACGGATTTCCATCATCCGTAG
- a CDS encoding pectinesterase family protein, translated as MLITVSKSVGEGFSSLQAALDSIPQEYKEAVTIRIKPGIYEEKVTVKQGTPPVLLLGEDTNSTIITWSDNAHTLGPDGEPLGTFKSGTLNVFAEHFTAENLTIRNASGPGTGQAVAAFVDAGHAVFRRVRLLGDQDTLYTGQGKQYYNECYIEGDVDYIFGAATALFERCRLHNKRSRGYITAASTPEGAPFGYVFLDCEITSGEGVSEVYLGRPWRPYAHVAFIRTVMDGSIIGEGWHNWGQPDREETSRYEEYGSSGPGANPEARAAWSRQLIPQEAAQYRVLSVLDGWHPEGY; from the coding sequence ATGTTAATTACAGTCTCTAAGAGTGTCGGTGAAGGGTTCAGCAGTCTACAGGCAGCGCTGGATTCCATTCCGCAGGAATACAAGGAAGCAGTAACGATTCGCATCAAGCCCGGCATTTATGAGGAAAAGGTTACAGTAAAACAGGGAACACCTCCGGTTCTCCTGCTGGGGGAGGACACGAATTCCACCATCATCACCTGGTCTGACAATGCCCACACATTAGGTCCGGACGGAGAGCCGCTTGGCACATTCAAATCCGGCACCCTGAATGTATTCGCCGAACATTTCACGGCTGAGAATCTGACCATCCGGAATGCCTCCGGTCCCGGCACCGGCCAGGCGGTGGCTGCTTTTGTAGATGCTGGTCATGCCGTATTCCGGCGTGTACGCCTGCTGGGTGACCAGGATACTTTGTATACGGGGCAAGGGAAGCAATATTATAACGAATGCTATATTGAAGGCGATGTAGATTATATTTTTGGCGCGGCTACGGCATTGTTTGAACGCTGCCGGCTGCATAACAAGCGTTCCAGGGGATATATTACAGCCGCATCAACGCCCGAAGGCGCACCGTTTGGTTATGTGTTCCTCGATTGTGAAATTACCAGCGGTGAAGGGGTAAGCGAGGTGTATCTTGGACGCCCATGGCGGCCTTATGCCCATGTGGCCTTTATCCGCACTGTCATGGACGGTTCGATTATCGGGGAAGGTTGGCATAATTGGGGGCAGCCGGACAGGGAGGAAACCAGCCGCTATGAAGAATACGGCAGCAGTGGCCCGGGGGCCAATCCTGAAGCCAGAGCTGCCTGGTCGCGGCAGCTGATTCCACAGGAAGCGGCGCAGTATAGGGTGCTGTCCGTGCTTGACGGGTGGCATCCCGAAGGCTATTAA
- a CDS encoding alpha/beta hydrolase family protein has protein sequence MEPLEEYINKLTGSTQRNSAFSKDIPFQQWRDGLAAAFTERLGGFPETAEALRPVLLERTSCSGYTRERIEITTYEGLRMPLYLLLPDQPLSTPAPAVLAIHGHGYGSREIVGLDPGGAERPGDPGLHKDFAVSLARQGFVVAAPELLGFGDRRLEEDLASGEPGRNSCFRLSSALLMAGKTMAGYRIYETKRALDYLQTRREVKGGRIGIMGISGGGLVAGFTAALDQRIACAVVSGYANTFADSILTRNHCLDNYIPGILLEAEMPDLLGLIAPRGLFLESGDADHLFGPRGARMALARLESIYGAAHHSGQVEADFFTGGHEIHGGPAFAWLRKQLAGA, from the coding sequence ATGGAGCCTCTGGAAGAATACATCAATAAACTGACCGGTTCAACACAGCGCAATTCGGCTTTCAGCAAGGACATCCCCTTTCAGCAGTGGCGCGACGGGCTTGCCGCAGCATTTACGGAGCGGCTGGGCGGCTTTCCGGAAACAGCTGAAGCGCTGCGGCCGGTTCTTCTGGAACGTACAAGCTGCTCCGGGTATACCCGCGAACGTATAGAGATCACTACTTATGAAGGACTTCGTATGCCGCTGTATCTTCTGCTCCCGGATCAGCCGCTGTCTACCCCCGCCCCTGCCGTTCTTGCCATTCACGGACATGGCTACGGAAGCCGAGAGATTGTCGGCTTGGACCCGGGCGGAGCGGAGCGGCCGGGAGATCCCGGGCTGCATAAGGACTTCGCGGTTTCACTGGCAAGACAGGGCTTTGTAGTGGCTGCCCCGGAACTGCTCGGCTTTGGCGACAGACGTCTGGAAGAAGACCTGGCCAGCGGCGAGCCTGGACGTAATTCCTGCTTCCGCCTGTCTTCGGCACTGCTGATGGCTGGGAAGACGATGGCCGGGTACCGTATCTACGAGACCAAGAGAGCACTGGATTATTTGCAGACAAGGCGCGAGGTTAAGGGCGGTCGCATTGGAATTATGGGTATTTCCGGCGGCGGACTGGTGGCCGGCTTCACAGCCGCGCTTGACCAGCGGATCGCCTGTGCGGTCGTAAGCGGGTATGCCAATACCTTCGCGGACAGTATTCTGACGCGTAATCATTGCCTCGACAATTATATTCCGGGGATCCTGCTGGAAGCGGAGATGCCTGATCTTCTGGGCCTCATTGCCCCGCGCGGCCTGTTTCTTGAATCGGGCGATGCCGATCATCTGTTTGGCCCCCGGGGGGCAAGAATGGCTTTAGCCCGGTTGGAGAGTATTTACGGGGCAGCACATCATTCCGGGCAGGTTGAAGCGGACTTCTTCACCGGAGGTCATGAGATTCATGGCGGACCGGCCTTTGCCTGGCTGCGGAAGCAGCTTGCCGGAGCATAA
- a CDS encoding glycoside hydrolase family 88/105 protein yields MTEATSVRWSSKIADTILERCNEQGEDEYVLERWAYVPGMLLMAMARAGVQLGRPEYVSYMERHMDTFIGEDGSIRTYRLEEYNLDQINEGKNLFLLYQKTGEERYAKAADLLAAQLIGHPRTSEGGFWHKKVYPFQMWLDGLYMASPFLAEYGKVFQRPELIDEAAHQLLLVEQRTRDPRTGLLYHGWDESKEQEWADSSTGLSSHFWSRAMGWYAMALVDCLEHFPLAHPKRGTVIGIFQRMCGALLEVQDKETGLWYQVLDQGGRKGNYLEASGSCMFVYALAKGLRLGYLEPSFQEAMLKGYEGIVEHLTEEDEHGVHLHHICHGAGLSKDRNGSYDYYISEEVLSDVPMGVAPLLLASLEVERYQADR; encoded by the coding sequence ATAACTGAAGCAACAAGCGTTCGCTGGTCCAGTAAAATCGCGGATACGATTCTTGAAAGGTGCAATGAGCAGGGAGAGGATGAATATGTGCTGGAACGGTGGGCTTATGTTCCGGGCATGCTGCTGATGGCAATGGCCCGGGCGGGTGTCCAGCTCGGCCGGCCGGAGTATGTCTCCTATATGGAACGGCACATGGACACATTCATTGGAGAGGATGGTTCCATTCGTACCTACAGGCTGGAGGAATACAACCTGGACCAGATCAATGAGGGCAAAAATCTGTTCTTGCTGTACCAGAAAACAGGTGAAGAACGGTATGCCAAGGCAGCCGATCTACTGGCCGCACAGCTTATTGGACATCCCCGCACCTCCGAAGGAGGATTTTGGCATAAGAAGGTATACCCTTTCCAGATGTGGCTGGACGGGCTGTACATGGCTTCTCCATTCCTGGCGGAATACGGCAAGGTCTTTCAACGTCCTGAACTGATTGACGAAGCAGCACATCAGCTGCTGCTGGTCGAGCAGCGGACCCGCGATCCGCGTACTGGCCTGCTCTACCATGGCTGGGATGAATCCAAAGAGCAGGAATGGGCTGACTCGTCTACCGGATTGTCCTCCCATTTCTGGAGCCGGGCGATGGGGTGGTATGCGATGGCTTTGGTTGACTGCCTGGAGCATTTTCCGCTCGCTCATCCGAAGCGGGGGACGGTCATAGGTATTTTTCAGCGGATGTGCGGTGCGCTTCTGGAGGTCCAAGACAAGGAGACCGGCCTTTGGTACCAGGTGCTCGATCAAGGGGGGCGAAAGGGCAATTATCTAGAGGCTTCCGGCTCCTGCATGTTTGTGTATGCGCTGGCCAAGGGGCTGAGACTGGGTTATCTGGAACCATCTTTTCAAGAGGCGATGCTGAAAGGTTATGAGGGCATTGTCGAGCATTTGACTGAAGAGGATGAACACGGCGTTCACTTGCACCACATCTGTCATGGGGCGGGTTTGAGCAAAGACCGCAATGGCTCATACGATTACTATATCTCTGAGGAGGTGCTGTCGGATGTGCCTATGGGGGTAGCTCCATTATTATTAGCTTCCCTTGAAGTGGAACGGTATCAAGCAGACAGATAA
- a CDS encoding recombinase family protein: MRKSRADEDAERRGEGETLAKHKAALLKLAKQLNLNIIRIREEIVSGETLVHRPEMLQLLQEVGSGEYDAVLVMDIDRFGRGNMQEQGLILETFRSAKTKIITPRKTYDLMDEFDEEYSEFEAFMARKELKIITRRMQGGRKRAAEEGNFIGTRPPFGYLIEKLPEGRGRTLKPHPEQAEIVKQIFAWYTHEDPGQQKGGNKIAAELERLKVPSYKGGSWSASSVLTILKNEVYIGRIQWGKKEVKKSKDGSRHRSSRHRSRAEWIDVHGKHQPIIDSETFLKAKRRLSEHHHSPHQYNMDGKPRMTSALAGLVKCSECGRTMVYRPYTRQPAHFRCSTAGCSTRSSRYDTVEARIIEGLELWLSGYKIKWGKRNHPAPHNGLRLKERALASLQNELKELENQRGKLFDFLERGIYTEEIFKERSQDISKRITAAAEGINKVQKDLDLELARKEAGSMVIPLAESVVKSYYQTDNPISRNALLKSVLNKVVYKKGPGQHKEQFEIFLYPRL; the protein is encoded by the coding sequence TTGCGAAAATCCAGAGCAGATGAAGATGCGGAACGCCGCGGTGAAGGTGAAACCCTGGCCAAGCACAAGGCCGCCCTGCTCAAACTTGCCAAGCAATTAAATTTAAATATCATTCGTATCCGCGAAGAGATCGTCAGCGGTGAAACCCTGGTCCACCGTCCGGAAATGCTGCAGCTATTACAAGAGGTCGGATCTGGTGAATACGATGCTGTCCTGGTAATGGATATTGACCGTTTTGGACGCGGCAATATGCAGGAGCAGGGATTGATCCTGGAGACATTCCGCTCAGCCAAGACCAAGATTATAACTCCGCGGAAGACCTATGACCTGATGGATGAATTTGATGAGGAATACAGTGAATTTGAAGCTTTTATGGCCCGTAAGGAGCTCAAAATTATTACCCGCCGGATGCAGGGAGGCCGGAAGCGCGCTGCGGAAGAAGGTAACTTTATAGGTACCCGCCCGCCCTTCGGATACTTGATTGAGAAGCTTCCCGAGGGTCGCGGCCGCACTTTGAAGCCCCATCCGGAACAGGCTGAAATCGTAAAACAAATTTTCGCCTGGTACACCCATGAAGATCCCGGACAGCAAAAAGGCGGAAATAAAATTGCGGCTGAATTGGAACGGCTTAAGGTCCCCTCTTATAAAGGCGGCAGCTGGTCAGCTTCTTCTGTCTTAACTATTTTAAAAAATGAAGTGTACATTGGAAGAATTCAATGGGGGAAGAAAGAGGTTAAGAAGAGCAAGGACGGAAGCAGACACCGCTCATCACGCCATAGGAGCCGCGCTGAGTGGATTGATGTACACGGAAAACATCAACCCATTATCGACAGCGAAACCTTCCTGAAGGCAAAGCGGAGGCTCTCAGAGCATCATCACTCCCCGCATCAATACAATATGGATGGCAAACCCAGAATGACATCAGCCCTGGCCGGACTTGTAAAGTGCTCCGAGTGCGGAAGAACTATGGTTTACCGGCCGTACACCAGGCAACCGGCTCATTTTCGCTGCAGCACAGCCGGCTGTTCTACGCGCAGCAGCAGATATGATACCGTTGAAGCCCGGATTATCGAAGGACTTGAGCTTTGGTTAAGCGGCTATAAGATTAAATGGGGAAAGAGAAACCATCCGGCTCCACACAACGGACTCAGGTTAAAAGAACGGGCACTCGCCTCACTGCAAAACGAATTAAAGGAGCTGGAAAACCAGAGGGGAAAACTATTCGATTTCCTGGAAAGAGGGATTTATACCGAAGAGATATTTAAGGAGCGTTCACAGGATATCTCCAAGCGGATAACAGCAGCTGCCGAGGGAATCAACAAAGTGCAGAAGGACCTCGATCTGGAATTGGCCCGGAAAGAAGCGGGAAGCATGGTCATCCCGCTTGCAGAATCTGTAGTTAAATCGTACTATCAGACAGACAATCCCATAAGCAGAAATGCGTTATTGAAGTCCGTGCTGAACAAAGTCGTTTATAAAAAGGGCCCCGGCCAGCATAAAGAGCAATTTGAGATATTCTTGTATCCGCGTCTATAA
- a CDS encoding ISL3 family transposase yields MDILNLSKFNILSISENEFDFLIQVVTSSPPLACPHCGCIANLYKHDSREQICMDLPIHGKRVGLLIKRQRYRCRDCNRTFWEHLDHTIDEKRNCTKRLLSYIEKQSLQRTFVSISEDVGLHEKTIRNIFRDYINRLKETLRFETPNWLGIDEIHIIKPRCVLTNIEERTLLDVLPNRNKETVVGYLSGLPNRGEIQYVTMNMWQPYKDAVRAILPKALIIVDKFHVVRMANQALETIRKQLREGLSPKERRGLMHDRFILLKRHTALTEMDKITLDLWTKNHPSLGTAYDLKESFFDIWECDSRQTAFLKYNEWKAKIPTELQSAFEPLTKAMKNWEEEIFAYFDHRITNAYMESLNSLIRVINRLGRGYSFEALRAKILFTEGLKKQRKPEENFPMFNLPPIGIVREPEEIILPGIDFSTLIEKLEKGQL; encoded by the coding sequence ATGGATATTCTAAATCTTTCAAAATTCAACATCCTAAGTATTAGTGAGAATGAATTTGATTTTCTAATACAAGTGGTGACGAGCTCTCCACCTTTGGCTTGCCCTCATTGTGGATGTATAGCCAACCTCTACAAACACGATAGCAGGGAGCAGATCTGTATGGACTTGCCTATTCACGGCAAGCGTGTAGGCCTTCTTATAAAGCGTCAGAGGTATCGCTGTAGAGACTGCAATCGAACTTTTTGGGAACACTTAGACCACACCATAGACGAAAAGCGAAACTGTACCAAACGATTATTGTCTTATATAGAGAAGCAAAGCCTTCAACGCACGTTTGTCAGCATATCCGAGGATGTTGGATTGCATGAAAAAACGATACGTAACATCTTTCGTGATTACATCAATCGTCTTAAAGAAACGCTTCGATTTGAAACTCCTAATTGGCTTGGGATTGACGAAATACACATTATTAAGCCAAGATGCGTTTTAACCAACATTGAGGAACGTACTTTGTTAGATGTTTTACCCAATCGTAACAAGGAAACCGTTGTAGGCTACCTCTCAGGCCTTCCAAATAGAGGAGAAATACAATATGTCACGATGAATATGTGGCAACCGTATAAGGACGCCGTGAGGGCTATATTGCCAAAAGCTCTTATCATCGTCGATAAGTTTCACGTTGTCCGTATGGCAAACCAAGCGTTAGAAACCATTCGTAAGCAGCTCCGAGAAGGATTATCGCCAAAAGAACGCCGCGGGCTGATGCACGACCGTTTTATCCTCCTAAAACGCCATACAGCGCTTACAGAGATGGATAAAATTACGCTTGACCTTTGGACAAAGAATCATCCTTCTCTCGGCACTGCTTATGACTTAAAGGAATCATTTTTCGATATTTGGGAATGTGATAGCAGACAGACGGCATTCCTTAAATACAATGAATGGAAAGCTAAAATACCAACTGAACTGCAATCCGCTTTTGAACCACTTACAAAGGCTATGAAGAACTGGGAAGAGGAAATATTCGCCTACTTCGACCATCGCATTACAAACGCTTATATGGAGTCTCTAAACAGCCTTATTCGAGTCATTAATCGTTTAGGCAGGGGTTACTCTTTTGAAGCCCTACGAGCCAAAATACTCTTTACAGAGGGACTTAAAAAGCAACGTAAGCCTGAGGAAAACTTCCCGATGTTTAATCTGCCACCTATTGGAATTGTTCGTGAGCCAGAAGAAATAATCTTGCCGGGAATCGATTTTTCCACCTTGATCGAGAAATTGGAGAAGGGCCAGCTATAA
- a CDS encoding MFS transporter codes for MIKLTALFFLIMFVIGTDTFLISPLIPTLQDLFHIPTEYSGWMVGSYALGYAIFALIAGPLSDGWDRKKVMLAGMVCFSVSTMLCGFATGFWSMFFFRFLAGVSASFTAPQVWASIPALFPTSKIAKVSGIVMAGLAASQAFGIPIGSLLASTHWYYPFFTIGACALLVAVFIFYALPEMKPDQGQKTKIPIFSRYIPLLNSRMARKAFLAHFLFQCGFFAAFSFIGKWVTDRFHLSVDQAGYVMFFLGLGNIVGSFGGAYVIKTLNRFNTLVVGFLVSIACFIVLPHLPSVAAFEGVYFFIFVNMGIAFPLILGMLNSLNPTIRGTISSLANSIMYAATTLGSWIAGLIYATFNGFSAVGMFAAICFAGSLLSFIFSGILSSHAKTEKEIAS; via the coding sequence ATGATCAAATTAACTGCTTTATTTTTCCTCATCATGTTTGTTATCGGTACGGATACGTTTTTGATTTCTCCGCTCATCCCCACTCTTCAGGACTTGTTTCATATCCCGACCGAATATTCCGGTTGGATGGTAGGGTCTTATGCTTTAGGTTATGCCATTTTTGCACTGATTGCTGGACCGCTTTCCGATGGATGGGATCGTAAAAAAGTAATGCTTGCCGGCATGGTCTGCTTCTCGGTTTCAACCATGTTATGCGGCTTTGCCACAGGTTTTTGGTCGATGTTCTTCTTCCGTTTTTTAGCCGGAGTCAGCGCATCATTTACGGCGCCTCAAGTCTGGGCCTCGATCCCTGCTCTGTTTCCGACGTCAAAAATCGCCAAAGTATCAGGAATCGTCATGGCAGGCTTGGCTGCTTCCCAAGCGTTCGGCATCCCTATTGGAAGTCTGCTTGCCTCAACCCATTGGTATTATCCTTTTTTTACAATCGGTGCATGTGCATTATTGGTAGCGGTATTCATCTTCTATGCTTTGCCCGAAATGAAACCGGATCAAGGCCAAAAAACCAAGATTCCGATTTTCAGTAGATACATCCCACTATTGAATAGCCGAATGGCGAGAAAGGCTTTCCTCGCTCATTTCTTATTTCAATGTGGATTCTTTGCTGCCTTTTCTTTCATTGGAAAATGGGTGACGGATCGCTTTCACCTTTCAGTTGATCAAGCGGGGTACGTGATGTTTTTTCTTGGTCTCGGGAATATAGTCGGGAGCTTCGGCGGTGCCTATGTGATCAAAACGTTAAACCGTTTCAATACGCTGGTTGTGGGCTTTCTTGTCTCCATCGCATGTTTTATTGTTTTGCCTCACTTGCCATCAGTTGCGGCTTTCGAAGGTGTTTACTTTTTCATATTCGTTAATATGGGGATCGCTTTTCCCCTAATATTGGGAATGCTGAATTCATTAAATCCGACCATCCGCGGCACAATCTCCAGCTTGGCCAATTCAATCATGTACGCTGCGACAACGCTCGGTTCTTGGATCGCAGGCCTGATTTACGCGACTTTTAACGGTTTTTCCGCCGTAGGCATGTTTGCGGCTATATGCTTTGCCGGTTCGTTGTTATCTTTCATATTCAGCGGTATTTTGTCCAGTCACGCGAAAACAGAGAAGGAGATTGCATCATAA
- a CDS encoding ArsR/SmtB family transcription factor produces MTTQKIINDELRVKIFKALADETRLDIIRALYASKKEMNCGEVGHIRDTTKSNTSYHLRALKEAKLIKVRKEAQAKYMSIDLESFQTYLPGFLDTL; encoded by the coding sequence ATGACTACTCAAAAAATAATAAATGATGAGCTCAGAGTCAAAATATTTAAGGCGTTAGCTGATGAAACAAGATTGGACATCATACGGGCTCTATACGCCAGCAAGAAGGAGATGAATTGTGGAGAAGTAGGACACATTCGCGATACTACAAAATCGAATACTTCGTATCACTTGCGTGCTTTAAAGGAGGCGAAATTGATCAAGGTACGAAAAGAAGCTCAAGCGAAGTATATGAGCATCGATTTGGAGTCATTTCAAACTTACTTACCCGGATTTCTGGATACGTTGTAG
- a CDS encoding N-acetyltransferase, protein MQISSLFDSNPERWKIRLAGLLEFLREYGEKRITLRGCRVLARLTPEQLSQPGVSLLAATVRGQNGRQLAGVSFVSGFGKEACLVAVHPLYRNRRTGTALLTAQLERLGTLECTVASDNAASLKMCFNTGLVAVALNRGPTGKPTLLLRSPLHPASLPTNLLQEGELLCQNPS, encoded by the coding sequence ATGCAGATATCATCCCTCTTTGACAGCAACCCGGAACGGTGGAAAATCAGGCTGGCTGGTCTGCTGGAGTTCTTGAGGGAATATGGGGAGAAGCGGATTACACTTCGCGGATGCAGAGTGCTGGCCCGGCTGACGCCGGAGCAGCTGTCACAGCCCGGCGTGTCTCTTCTGGCCGCCACCGTACGCGGCCAGAACGGCCGCCAGCTTGCAGGCGTCAGCTTCGTGTCGGGCTTCGGCAAGGAAGCCTGCCTTGTCGCCGTCCATCCCTTATACCGGAACCGCCGCACCGGGACGGCGCTGCTGACCGCACAGCTGGAACGCCTCGGCACTCTCGAATGCACCGTGGCAAGCGACAATGCCGCCAGCCTGAAGATGTGCTTCAACACAGGGCTTGTGGCGGTGGCGCTGAACCGGGGGCCTACCGGCAAGCCGACACTGCTGCTCCGTTCGCCGCTGCACCCAGCCAGCCTGCCCACAAATCTTCTACAAGAAGGTGAACTCCTGTGCCAGAACCCGTCTTAG
- a CDS encoding YheC/YheD family endospore coat-associated protein, with amino-acid sequence MNSRIPDLGKPVIAILTTSDKLRQFRGNRENFRDIIRTGKEMGYLVYVVTVRDLKLDEPVINGYVPSSNGRIWYSTPMPLPQVVYNRIPNREEEERASVARKIAECLEHPEIHLYNPNFFNKWNLFEWLKESRATSKHVPKTRRLRSASTLVAMLKNHDSLYLKPENGKAGKGIMRLKYRLDANLPYRLQIQSGKKNVTYKAASLDRVWARIGKERGASRYIVQQAIELAAHHGRPFDLRVLLQKNGKGAWAVTGIGARLAGARSITTHVPRGGSIEEPASMLEGTFGAERAAAILKSVPMTALLIARQIERASGTMLGEMSMDLGVDEEGGLWFFEANSRPMKFDEPAIRKLSLERIFQFSQHLSRHRK; translated from the coding sequence GTGAACAGCCGAATCCCTGACCTTGGCAAACCAGTGATTGCCATTCTGACAACCAGCGACAAACTGCGGCAGTTCCGTGGAAACCGCGAAAACTTCCGTGATATTATCCGTACCGGCAAGGAAATGGGCTATCTGGTGTATGTCGTCACCGTCCGCGATCTGAAGCTGGATGAACCGGTGATAAACGGCTACGTCCCTTCCTCAAACGGCAGGATTTGGTACAGCACACCCATGCCGCTGCCTCAGGTCGTTTATAACCGGATTCCCAACCGCGAAGAGGAGGAAAGGGCCTCGGTTGCCCGCAAAATAGCAGAATGTCTGGAGCATCCCGAAATCCATCTTTACAACCCTAACTTCTTTAACAAATGGAATCTCTTTGAATGGTTAAAGGAATCACGGGCCACATCGAAGCATGTGCCCAAAACGAGACGCCTACGCAGCGCCAGCACGCTGGTGGCGATGCTGAAAAATCATGACAGCCTCTACCTCAAGCCGGAGAACGGCAAGGCGGGCAAAGGGATTATGCGGCTGAAATACCGCCTTGATGCCAACCTCCCTTACCGGCTGCAAATTCAGAGCGGTAAAAAAAATGTGACGTATAAAGCGGCATCCCTGGACCGTGTATGGGCACGGATCGGCAAAGAACGGGGAGCTTCACGTTATATTGTGCAGCAGGCGATTGAGCTTGCTGCACACCACGGCCGCCCCTTCGATCTACGCGTGCTGCTGCAGAAGAACGGCAAGGGGGCCTGGGCGGTAACCGGCATTGGGGCGCGGCTGGCCGGAGCCCGGAGCATAACGACCCATGTGCCGCGCGGCGGCAGCATCGAAGAGCCTGCCAGCATGCTGGAAGGCACCTTCGGGGCGGAGCGGGCGGCGGCCATTCTGAAGAGTGTGCCCATGACCGCCCTGCTGATCGCCCGGCAGATCGAACGGGCATCCGGAACCATGCTTGGAGAAATGTCGATGGATCTGGGCGTTGATGAAGAAGGCGGACTGTGGTTTTTTGAAGCTAACTCCCGCCCGATGAAATTCGATGAGCCGGCCATCCGCAAGCTGTCGCTGGAACGGATTTTCCAGTTCAGCCAGCATCTGTCCCGTCACCGCAAATAG